A region from the Deltaproteobacteria bacterium genome encodes:
- the grxD gene encoding Grx4 family monothiol glutaredoxin: MANDALALIDEQVKNHKIILYMKGTPDFPMCGFSAATIQVLDSYRVEYASVNVLDNPEIRDGVKRYSNWPTVPQLYINGEFVGGCDIVREMHTKGELEPLIRAAVPS, from the coding sequence ATGGCGAACGATGCCTTGGCGCTCATCGACGAGCAAGTGAAGAACCACAAAATCATTCTCTACATGAAGGGTACCCCTGATTTTCCCATGTGCGGATTTTCAGCGGCCACCATTCAGGTGTTGGATTCGTATCGGGTCGAGTATGCCAGCGTGAACGTGCTGGACAATCCCGAGATCCGCGACGGGGTCAAACGGTACTCGAACTGGCCGACCGTCCCGCAGTTGTACATCAATGGAGAGTTCGTTGGCGGTTGCGACATCGTGCGGGAAATGCACACCAAGGGCGAACTCGAACCGCTGATTCGCGCGGCGGTGCCGAGCTAA
- a CDS encoding BolA family transcriptional regulator, with translation MPAGVEPITAEEIRSLILNAIPDAQVQVRDMTGGGDHYEAVVVSAAFTGKSKVNRHRAVYGALQEAMVQRIHALALTTLTPEEIQQEQQQASGLVNIQTQRAR, from the coding sequence ATGCCGGCTGGTGTTGAGCCGATTACTGCCGAGGAAATCCGTTCGCTGATCCTGAATGCTATTCCCGATGCCCAAGTGCAGGTGCGCGATATGACCGGAGGCGGCGATCATTACGAAGCCGTGGTGGTGTCCGCTGCCTTTACCGGGAAGTCCAAGGTGAACCGCCATCGAGCGGTGTACGGTGCGTTACAAGAAGCGATGGTGCAGCGGATTCACGCCTTGGCGCTGACCACGTTGACGCCCGAAGAAATACAGCAAGAACAGCAGCAAGCCTCTGGCTTGGTGAACATTCAAACCCAACGAGCCCGCTAA